A single Bacillota bacterium DNA region contains:
- a CDS encoding helix-turn-helix transcriptional regulator — protein MHIERGSRGLSLDVVLRIANTLGKTMDEIFLPPMSRKNTI, from the coding sequence TTGCATATCGAACGTGGCTCTAGGGGGTTATCCCTAGATGTGGTGCTTAGGATAGCTAATACACTTGGGAAAACTATGGATGAAATTTTTTTACCTCCGATGTCTCGAAAAAACACAATATAG